From Aristaeella lactis, one genomic window encodes:
- a CDS encoding DUF4236 domain-containing protein: MGMRFRRSVKILPGVRINFSKSGMSTTIGPKGASINIGKNGTYLNTGIPGTGLYMREKIGGGKTTTRQASSSGRGKGYDPEFLRRYEQYKPVIIKINGSGKITIEDKNGDVITDEFFLKKMKATSDFKAQKEQLISQWREKGEQEYREAENALAELVNIHHYSFTVKTMEDYEHELAAIPHKEYQKKAFDQKEPSRHEIETSLTTYASLHVTSKAFWRVKKLRAEYVAENLELQYQKQHAEWEKKKQEFEQQQNKEAETQNAIYIREYEKACATMKEKMAGSDEYVKKHLETWLSSSTLPVEVNVDYEYEADTGNMYIDLLLPPESVIPKQAITRLANGGVKEKDKSRTTIQTEYAEMVFGLGICITSGVFDISPAIKRILTSGFATRRDKEGNEVDECLYSIKYERTGFENVPLRQQNPIEFIGRFENRYKATQTWAFKAIKPFDDF, translated from the coding sequence ATGGGAATGAGATTTAGACGTTCTGTTAAGATTTTGCCAGGTGTTCGTATCAATTTCTCTAAATCAGGAATGAGCACAACGATTGGACCTAAAGGCGCATCAATTAATATCGGGAAAAATGGCACATATCTGAATACTGGTATTCCAGGCACTGGCCTTTATATGCGTGAGAAAATTGGTGGGGGCAAAACAACAACGCGACAGGCATCTTCTTCTGGGCGCGGCAAAGGATATGATCCAGAGTTTCTGAGAAGATATGAGCAATACAAGCCAGTGATCATAAAAATCAATGGTAGCGGGAAAATAACGATTGAAGATAAAAATGGCGATGTAATTACAGATGAGTTCTTTTTGAAGAAAATGAAGGCAACCTCAGATTTTAAGGCCCAAAAAGAGCAATTAATTAGCCAATGGCGAGAAAAAGGTGAACAGGAATATCGGGAAGCAGAGAACGCATTGGCAGAACTGGTTAATATTCACCACTATTCTTTTACCGTGAAAACTATGGAAGATTATGAGCATGAGCTAGCTGCTATTCCCCATAAAGAATATCAGAAAAAAGCCTTTGATCAGAAAGAACCATCTAGGCATGAAATTGAAACAAGCTTAACGACTTATGCCAGTCTTCATGTTACATCAAAAGCCTTCTGGCGTGTTAAGAAGCTAAGAGCAGAATACGTCGCCGAAAACTTGGAATTACAATATCAGAAGCAGCATGCTGAATGGGAGAAGAAAAAACAGGAATTTGAACAGCAGCAAAATAAAGAGGCAGAAACGCAGAATGCTATTTATATCAGAGAATATGAGAAAGCCTGTGCCACAATGAAGGAAAAAATGGCTGGTTCGGATGAATATGTCAAAAAGCACTTGGAGACATGGCTGTCAAGCAGTACGCTTCCGGTAGAAGTCAATGTGGATTATGAATATGAGGCTGATACCGGCAATATGTATATAGATTTGCTGCTACCTCCAGAGAGTGTAATACCAAAGCAAGCAATTACACGGCTGGCTAATGGTGGTGTGAAAGAAAAAGATAAAAGTCGGACAACAATTCAGACGGAATATGCGGAAATGGTCTTTGGCTTGGGTATCTGTATCACTTCAGGAGTATTTGATATTTCTCCCGCAATAAAGCGTATATTAACGTCTGGATTTGCTACTCGGCGAGACAAAGAAGGCAACGAGGTTGACGAGTGCTTGTATTCAATCAAGTATGAACGAACCGGATTTGAAAATGTCCCTTTACGGCAGCAGAACCCCATTGAATTTATTGGTCGGTTCGAAAATCGTTATAAGGCAACCCAGACTTGGGCATTTAAGGCTATCAAGCCCTTTGATGACTTCTAA
- a CDS encoding peptidoglycan-binding domain-containing protein: MEFLYDIRYIMVRNKIGLGADKMKKGKLFIILILAVIVVAAFGGKGGKNATTATKSLSSVDTGIKGKDSELTATPKITEEPTATPSPTPEPTMVPELKSGSKGDEVTALQELLVQYGYLSGKASGKYDNATIKAVKDFQINNRLEETGKCTEEVWEKITNWPKQQETVYKSKKGKVYHSRSDCSGMKTATSMTLSDALRKGLTPCSHCH; the protein is encoded by the coding sequence ATGGAATTCTTATATGATATAAGATACATAATGGTAAGAAACAAAATAGGCTTGGGGGCAGACAAAATGAAGAAAGGGAAACTCTTCATAATTCTAATTCTGGCCGTGATTGTTGTTGCTGCCTTTGGTGGAAAGGGTGGTAAAAACGCTACTACAGCGACAAAAAGTTTGTCTTCTGTGGATACAGGAATCAAGGGGAAAGATTCAGAACTTACGGCTACTCCGAAGATAACTGAGGAGCCAACAGCGACACCAAGTCCGACTCCAGAACCAACAATGGTGCCAGAACTGAAGAGCGGAAGTAAGGGTGATGAAGTTACTGCTTTACAGGAACTTCTTGTCCAGTACGGCTATCTTTCTGGAAAGGCTTCAGGAAAGTATGATAATGCTACTATCAAAGCTGTAAAGGATTTCCAGATCAACAATAGACTAGAAGAAACCGGAAAATGTACCGAGGAAGTATGGGAGAAGATAACCAACTGGCCTAAGCAACAAGAAACTGTATACAAATCGAAAAAGGGGAAGGTTTATCACAGCAGATCTGATTGCTCTGGAATGAAGACTGCCACATCAATGACGCTTTCTGATGCATTAAGAAAAGGACTTACACCCTGTTCGCATTGTCACTAA